The sequence below is a genomic window from Uranotaenia lowii strain MFRU-FL chromosome 2, ASM2978415v1, whole genome shotgun sequence.
CGCGTTAGTGGATCCTCGGCAGATTTAGCAGTACGGCATTATTCCGGAGTGATTGCCAGAggcgataaatttgataattatgaccGTAGCAAAGAAAGGCTGGATCATTTTTGGAGTGGAGTGCTAGCAAATGCCAAGTGTCCAGAATTCTTCAACATCGTCAAAATGATCTGCTGTCTTTCACATGGCAACGCGAATGTTGAAAGtggtttttcagtaaattccgAATGTCTCTTCGAAAAGTGGTGGCTAAACGACAAATTTATGATGCTGTTTTTTATGCTGGAAGGATAAAATCAgtccaaatttccaacaaacttGTTCAGAGAGTTCGAAATTCACATGCTCTGTATTTGGAAGACAAAAATTGCCGCAAAAAGGAAGCTCTTGAATCAGATCAAACAAAGCTGATGAAGCGTCATCGAGAAGCGGAAGCAAAATCGCTTGAGGTGAAACggaggaaaattttggaagacgcACAGAAGAAGGCGGTACCTTGCCAGAGAAAATTGTTATGCTGAAATCATAAGAATTTCTATAAATGGATCCAAACTCGCTGacttatcttaaaatgtttagTATCACAAATAATACTTCCATTAATATTATCGTAATAAACTAGTATTCTCGGCTCAAAGCTTTCTGTGCATATATTTTCgggggaaatatattttttataactttcgttgcttcctcaggttgtttttcaaacctggaattttctggaaaaacgactggaaaatcagggaattttatTACCAGATATGAGTCGACACCCTGATAAAGCCATCCCCACTTTCCCCAGGAAGGGTttagagacaaaattttagattttatccgtcgtttcttttcctaactgattgtttcgaatgtaaggatttctatgtagagtttttcgtcaagagccagttagtttacgagaaatttgcactgtTACTGTCAGAATCGTATCTTTTCCACAGTTATTGGAGAGAtcacaagtaaatttaacattctgcactaaaagtttgaaaataaaagttcaCAGTATTGTTCTAATATCCATCGTCCCcacacagaaaaaatttttgactattacgtgtcattgaaaactgcaacctttataATAAAttaacctgtaattaacaaaacctgtaattttaaattgatttcctttaaaaaaacgatgattcatttattattacagcaaatgtcctgtaacaaaaaggagcatgacatttgccgtaattttacaggttgaaaaaaaattatgtgtcgTCAAATTACAGGTCGTCAAACAATTTTcaggaatttgaattttcaagtgcacctggcatcccagttCGGCCCAAAGAGAAATGTCAAAAGGTGCGCGCGGAcgggttttgttttgtttcggttCTTTGTTTTTTCACCGAAGCACTACGGCTGGTGCTCGTTGGAAGGAAATTCCGACAATCGACGTCTCAAGTACCTAAGTGCGGATTCGGAGAACAACAATGTTGATACTTCCGTGACCCAGCAGCAGCGGCAAAACGGTGCGCTgcgtatcaaaatttgcatCATGCAAGCATTCGTGATTTGCAACGGGGACGATGTGGAGGAAATTATTGACGGTAAGTTCCGACAAGTTTAGCTAATATTTACCCGGTACCTTAGCAGGACATCGGTGCCGGTAGTGAAAAATGTATGCGATCGGCAAAACAAAACTGATAACGAAACTGCTAAATTGCTTTCTCGTTCCAGTTTTTTGAACCGGTGGAGATCACCAAGCGCATAGATGCGTTCTTCCTGCTGATCAGGTTCCTGTACTAGCCCTGACGGTTGTCAAACGAAAGAAGCAACATACCATATCCAAACTGAATGCGGGGATTGGTAAGTTATTTTACTTAAAGTGACGAAagaataaattaatattttttccggccttatgttcaaagattaaaaacataagtttgtttttgtaaCTAATAGGTTTCGTTCAAAATTACAAGTTAGTAAAACGTTagttacaaattttaatttttttttaaatctattttagCTTCACGAGCTGACTCCCTGTTTCCAGCGCCGGACAACTACTGGATATTTCGAGACTTCTGAGTcttcaaaatgttttattttctccTTGAAGAACTCGGACGGTTATGGAACGCCACTCATTCCTTGACTCAGGGGGACAACACCAGATAATAGCCATAGTACAGTTGACAAGGTATAATTAGAAAAGCAGTTAAAATTACTTTTCATGAGTGTTATTTTGACTCTTTTCCCTTTCTCCTTATACTTAGGACACTGGAAACATCTTCCAAGGATTTTGTAAGCATCATTTAGTAGATTCAAAAAGCCAACCCATGACTTTCATCCGTGTAGTGCAGAAGCaattgttcaaattatttttatttctatatgcatctgaaaaattgcaattcatttgaaaattttttctttattgtaCATTAACCAAAATGCATGTCTTGATTGTGAAATATTGTAACAACATTAAAATGTAATGTTTTtctgttaaataaaattgttcgagcatatttttgttaccTTAATGTTCtccgaaaaattattttaattatttaaaaaaaatcaacgggtGGAATCTACGCAAttcaatgaacaaaaattttacagttcTGTAATATTAAACCAGCcagtaaaaaagttgtacactgaaatttaaatttcacgtaattttttttcgacctgtaaaatcacggtaaatgtcctgctcctttttgttacaggacatttgcgtaattttacaggaaataatttttgctgtgcacTTACCCCGGCGTACCTTATAGAAAAGCTTTGATTACGCTTACCTTCAGGCCCAAATGTTCCCGGTCCAACTTGTCCAGCGCAGCGACATGTCCTGAAGCCAAATCCATTACGTGGATGTAGTCTCTGACacctaaaacaaaatttacacatgttaaACGATGATTTTAGAacgaaaaatttttattgtgGATCAGAACGGtcaaattttggcaacataCCAGTTCCATCGGGTGTGTTGTAGTCGTTGCCAAAAATGGTCAGCACATCCTTCTTTCCGATGCCAACCTGGCTAATGTATGGCATGAGGTTGGTAAACTGCTTTGTAGGATCCTCTCCGATCCGGCCGGACTTGTGTGCACCCACGGGATTAAAGTATCGCAACGCAATGATGTTCCACTTGGGATCGGCATGTACCGCATCCTTCAGCATTTCCTCGATAAAGTATTTGGTCCTTCCGTAAACGTTGGTCACATTTCCGGTCGGATTATCCTCGGTAATCGGTAGAGCATCCGGCTCGCCATAAACGGTGCAGGAACTGGAGAAGACCATTTTGTGCACCCCATGGCTTTCCATAACTTCCAGCAAATTTATCATACCGATCATGTTGTTTTTGTAGTACAACAATGGATTGGTCATCGATTCTCCCACCGCCTTCAAGGCGGCAAAATGGATCACCGAATCGATTTTGTgccttttgaaaatgttttccacGGCATCTTTGTCCAACAAATCGCACCGGTAGAAGGTGACCTCCTTTCCGGTGATCTCTTCCACCCGCTTCAAAGCCACAGAATCGTTTTTCGCCGAGTTGACCGAGTTTGTAAAATTATCCAGCGCTACGATACCGTAGCCAGCCTCGAGAAGGGAAACCACCGTGTGGGAACCAATGTAACCTGCACCG
It includes:
- the LOC129745481 gene encoding UDP-glucose 4-epimerase-like; its protein translation is MTGESKGTVLVTGGAGYIGSHTVVSLLEAGYGIVALDNFTNSVNSAKNDSVALKRVEEITGKEVTFYRCDLLDKDAVENIFKRHKIDSVIHFAALKAVGESMTNPLLYYKNNMIGMINLLEVMESHGVHKMVFSSSCTVYGEPDALPITEDNPTGNVTNVYGRTKYFIEEMLKDAVHADPKWNIIALRYFNPVGAHKSGRIGEDPTKQFTNLMPYISQVGIGKKDVLTIFGNDYNTPDGTGVRDYIHVMDLASGHVAALDKLDREHLGLKMFNLGTGKGISVMELIQTFERVNNVKIPYVIQERRQGDISAMYANATLAERELGWKATHTVDEMCEDFWRWQQMNPTGYKTEMVNGHH